In Candidatus Bipolaricaulota bacterium, the genomic window ACGGGGATAGGACGGTCCTCGACGCGCTGCTGTCCCGGTTCGACCTCACGATCGGCGAGGCGCGCGGGATCCTCGGGCAGTTCAGGTTCGTCGGAGACGACGTGAAGAAACGGCTCTCCGCCCTATCCGGCGGGGAGCGCAGCCGCCTCGCGCTCGCGATCCTCTCCCTCACCGAGGGGAATCTCCTCCTGATGGACGAGCCGACGAACCACCTCGACCTGCGGAGCCAGGAGATCCTGCAACAGGCACTCATCGACTACCGCGGGACGATCCTCCTCGTCTCCCACGACCGCGCCCTGCTCGAAGCGGTGACCACGAAGATCTGGGAGATCGAGGGGAAAGAGCTGCGGGTCCACCCGGTCCCGTTTTCCGAGTATTGGCGGAGAAAACAATCCCGGCAAAAGGAGGCGGCCTCCTCTCCCGCCGCACCATCCCCGTCCCGTCCCTCCCGGAAGCGGCAGGACCGCTACGCCGCGAGGAGGCGGGCGGAGCAGCTCGCCGCCCTGGAAGCGGAGATCGAGGAGCTGGAGACACAGTTGGAGGAGCTGGAGCGGGAGATAGAAGAGGCGGGTCTCGCCGGGGACGGGAAGAGGGTGGCCGAGCTCGGGCTCGAGCACCGTCGCCTCTCCCAGGAGATCGAGGAGCGGATGGCCCGCTGGGCGTCCCTCACCGAATCGGAGGAACGGGCTTCACTCTGAACGGAAAATTGGGGAGAATCGAATCATGAGAGCGTTCCTCGCTTTTATCGGTTGTCTCCTCCTCGTGGCCGTCGGCCTGCTGGGCGAGACGGTGGTGCACGTCCAGACCGGCTCGTCGATCCAGGCGGCGATCGACCGCGCCGCTCCGGGAGCGGTGATCGAGCTCGGCCCCGGAATCTGGCAAGAGAACCTGCGGATCACGCGGCCGATCGCGATCACGGGAGCAGGGGCGAACAAGACGGAGATAACGGCCCGGGCATCAGGATATCCGGTGGTCTGGATCTACAGTCCGCAGACCGGCTCCGTCTCCATCTCCGGGATCACCATCTCCGGAGCGCACGGCGATAGCTGTGCGGAGAAGGAGTACAAGGTGTGCGCCGACGGGATCCTCGTTCAGGGGAAAATCAGGCTCGAGCTCTCCAACTGCACCGTAAACCGCAATGCGCTCCACGGGCTGTACGCGAACGGAACTGCGAACCTGACGATCGAAGAGACGACTTTTTCGGGCAACTATTCCGGAATCTGGCTATCGGGATCCGCCAGCGCGCGGATCGACAACGCCGCGATCACGAACAACAAGTTCGGCCTCGTGCTCGCGGAGAGGTCGTCCGCACGGGTGATCGGATGCACGATCGCCGCCAACGGGGCGGACGGGGTGCTCGTGGCCGACGCGACCGAAATCTCCTTATCCAGCAATCGAATCACGGGCAACGGCCGCGCCGGGGTGTGCGTGGACGAGTGGCCGTGCTATCACACAAAGCGCACGTTTACCGGGCGAATCAGCGGCGAGCGGAACAGCATCCCCACCCCGCGGGACAAGGACGGAAACAAGAAGGCGGCGATATGCCCGGC contains:
- a CDS encoding thioredoxin domain-containing protein codes for the protein MRAFLAFIGCLLLVAVGLLGETVVHVQTGSSIQAAIDRAAPGAVIELGPGIWQENLRITRPIAITGAGANKTEITARASGYPVVWIYSPQTGSVSISGITISGAHGDSCAEKEYKVCADGILVQGKIRLELSNCTVNRNALHGLYANGTANLTIEETTFSGNYSGIWLSGSASARIDNAAITNNKFGLVLAERSSARVIGCTIAANGADGVLVADATEISLSSNRITGNGRAGVCVDEWPCYHTKRTFTGRISGERNSIPTPRDKDGNKKAAICPATLRFLFSDSGGVYPAPDPQSLFATLPVAPPMEGSPDAPVTIIEFSDFTCPYCARFARDILPKLRADYIETGKARLFFLPFPVHGKTASKEAEAGFCAQAQGKFWEFHDRMFADLFVHGFPSKFDPERVRSVAIAAGCDPDLLLSCLNAGTYAPAVQGAISIAHKLGVEGTPSFFIDGLEVFGAAPYEVFSRMIDSELVLKRAASQ